A genomic region of Caenorhabditis elegans chromosome V contains the following coding sequences:
- the srbc-75 gene encoding Serpentine Receptor, class BC (Class B-like) (Partially confirmed by transcript evidence), protein MILLSLLNYLLSILFATAAFFLNCYILFSIFYQKRIPINQSMTFIYWKFSVDVVYTLNLTTLMFYYLLISLSANFIIKNLTFWLVWASTSIGSMRSLLALLISFERVLATYFPIYFHKYRQRFPNFIVLLIIVTSGFFDQYTLFGYCGNDIDTPLECKGFSCAVNTCYYSYYFSNERVVCFMNGVFSLTLFFRFFVWKYVSKTQTNERISRATRIALLDFFIMIFFNILASYITTIFNLQNVGPLTIVTKTLGFVIEGVITCRVLFGAKNVVTVVVTTNSQKSS, encoded by the exons ATGATATTGCtttcacttttaaattatttattatcaattttattcgCGACCGCAGCATTTTTCCTGAACTGCTACatattgttttcaatattttatcaaaaacgaATACCAATTAACCAAAGTATGACATTCATCTATTGGAAGTTTAGTGTAGACGTAGTTTATACCTTGAATTTAACGACATTGATGTTTTATTATCTCTTAATTTCGCTTTCAgctaattttataattaaaaacttaacATTTTGGTTGGTTTGGGCATCTACATCAATTGGAAGTATGAGGTCGTTACTAGCACTTTTGATATCCTTTGAGAGAGTTCTTGCCacttattttccaatttatttccaTAAGTATCGACAGAGATTTCCTAACTTTATAGTTCTTTTAATAATCGTAACTAGTGGATTTTTCGACCAATATACACTATTCGGATACTGTGGAAATGATATTGACACACCATTGGAATGCAAAGGTTTTTCATGCGCTGTTAACACGTGTTATTACTCATACTATTTCTCGAATGAGCGAGTTGTTTGTTTTATGAATGGAGTATTTTCACtcactttattttttcgattctttGTTTGGAAATACGTTTCAAAAACTCAGACAAATGAGAGGATATCCAGA GCCACGCGTATTGCACTACTCGACTTTTTCATAATGATATTCTTCAATATCTTGGCTTCCTACATTACCACTATTTTCAACTTGCAAAATGTTGGTCCACTGACAATTGTTACGAAAACACTTGGATTTGTGATTGAAGGAGTAATAACGTGTCGAGTTTTGTTTGGTGCGAAAAACGTTGTTACTGTTGTTGTAACGACGAATTCACAGAAATCAtcatga
- the srsx-39 gene encoding G-protein coupled receptors family 1 profile domain-containing protein (Partially confirmed by transcript evidence) has product MEPLLIILCCIYCTVFVVGTTGNLIMVMVTFYCKNLRSICNILIGFCCFCDLLLFTNIIAFMISMFMPITQEFCYFMSIPADFGAFASSACVLDVGIDRLIAVALPARYKTLEHDRFWYLFILIAFPVVYAVVLLYVGFTQRDPSRNFIFVVCLVPESLGHAYDLFALTSFFINLFVLPIYVYVYLKIKKMGLNSSMKAVFKSLMITVCLVLCGWMATDTVGALSLTLPIDKNVARMMQLYAGVFILSSSSFNAFVYYRISRDYRTAIRAMLRISNATSVSKGTGYRDTTDKARSSTHRRSTITVRTSMHM; this is encoded by the exons ATGGAGCCTCTTCTTATCATCCTTTGCTGCATCTATTGCACAGTTTTTGTGGTCGGAACAACTGGAAATTTGATAATGGTTATGGTGACTTTTTATTGCAA aaacctcCGCTCGATTTGCAACATTCTAATTGGATTCTGTTGCTTCTGCGATCTACTTCTTTTCACAAACATAATTGCTTTCATGATCTCTATGTTCATGCCCATTACTCAAG AATTCTGTTACTTTATGAGCATCCCCGcagattttggagcatttgcATCGAGCGCATGTGTACTGGATGTTGGAATTGACCGCCTTATTGCTGTAGCTCTTCCGGCAAg atatAAAACCTTGGAACACGATCGTTTCTGGTACTTGTTCATTTTGATAGCTTTTCCTGTGGTATATGCAGTTGTATTACTGTATGTCGGATTCACACAGCGAGACCCCAGCAG aaatttcatatTCGTGGTTTGCCTGGTTCCGGAATCGTTGGGTCATGCGTATGACTTGTTCGCGCTCACATCTTTTTTCATTAACCTTTTCGTGCTACCAATCTATGTCTATGTCtacttgaaaatcaaaaaaatgggACTGA ACAGCTCAATGAAAGCGGTGTTCAAGTCACTCATGATTACCGTATGTCTTGTGCTTTGTGGTTGGATGGCTACAGACACAGTTGGAGCACTTTCACTAACACTTCCGATAGACAAGAATGTGGCGAGAATGATGCAGTTGTACGCAGGAGTTTTCATTCTTTCTTCTAGCTCTTTCAATGCATTTGTTTATTATAGAATTAG CCGTGACTACCGTACCGCAATTCGTGCAATGCTGAGAATATCAAATGCGACTTCTGTATCCAAAGGAACCGGATATCGAGATACAACCGATAAAGCTAGATCGAGCACTCACAGAAGATCAACAATCACTGTTCGTACGAGCATGCACATGTAA
- the srsx-37 gene encoding G-protein coupled receptors family 1 profile domain-containing protein (Predicted), whose protein sequence is MELLLVILLFLYSTIFIVGFTGNLLMVLVTLHSNKLRSICNILICVCCFCDLLLFTDVIAFVVSMFTPSTQEFCFYISIPADFGAFASNACVLAIGIDRLIAVAAPTRYKLLENERYKYLFLQMTFPVIYSSTLLIMGFGQRDPRRNVVCLLPESLGHAYDMFALSSFGINLFVPPLYAYVYFKVKNMSDNNSIKTVFKSLSVTVCLVVCGWMTTDLIGALTVILPMDRSVARMVQLYCGTFIFTSSAFNAVVYYKFSRDYRSAVRTMLGLSDEVSIANINIYQQASDPPKSSNQRPFTNTS, encoded by the exons ATGGAGCTTCTTCTCGTCATCCTTCTGTTTCTATattccacaatttttattgttggCTTCACTGGAAATTTGCTCATGGTTTTGGTTACACTGCATAgcaa caagCTCCGTTCAATTTGTAACATATTAATCTGTGTCTGCTGTTTCTGTGATCTTTTACTTTTCACCGACGTCATTGCATTCGTAGTGTCAATGTTTACACCATCAACTCAAG aGTTCTGTTTTTACATTAGTATTCCTGCGGATTTCGGAGCTTTTGCTTCAAATGCATGTGTCCTGGCAATTGGGATTGATCGATTAATTGCTGTAGCCGCTCCAACAAG AtacaaattgctggaaaacgAACGCTACAAGTATTTGTTTCTTCAAATGACGTTTCCAGTCATCTATTCTTCAACTTTATTGATTATGGGATTTGGACAACGTGATCCAAGAAG AAATGTGGTCTGTCTACTCCCAGAATCATTGGGTCATGCGTATGACATGTTCGCTCTTTCTTCCTTTGGAATTAATCTTTTTGTACCGCCCCTCTACGCATACGtgtattttaaagtcaaaaatatGAGTGACA ATAATTCTATCAAAACCGTTTTCAAATCACTATCGGTTACTGTATGCCTTGTCGTGTGCGGTTGGATGACAACTGACTTGATTGGTGCGCTTACAGTAATACTTCCGATGGATAGGAGCGTGGCAAGAATGGTTCAGCTCTACTGTGGAACTTTTATATTCACGTCGAGTGCTTTTAATGCAGTTGTGTATTATAAATTCAG TCGTGACTATCGTTCAGCAGTGCGTACAATGCTCGGTCTGTCCGATGAAGTTTCAATAGCTAATATTAATATCTATCAACAAGCTTCCGATCCACCAAAGTCAAGTAATCAGAGACCATTTACAAATACAAGCTGA
- the M01B2.8 gene encoding C6 domain-containing protein (Confirmed by transcript evidence), whose amino-acid sequence MFQQLLIFLVLIEALLACIPTQQIEPPTEAPFPCNVCSKIYNSGCQGFGLPSASNWCSTAAQVPVSYTLGVGPSEASSLPDVCSSQFTCPAGTFIKVTLINGVTVISGNTNGAPQVVYCFETGAYAATWWVHIDDDDHSYDISSIECKNL is encoded by the exons atgttcCAGCAGCTTCtcatatttttggttttaattgAAGCTTTGCTTGCTTGTATTCCCACTCAACAAATTGAGCCACCGACTGAAGCACCTTTCC cctGCAatgtttgttcaaaaatttataactcTGGTTGCCAAGGATTTGGGCTTCCAAGTGCATCAAATTGGTGCTCTACAGCTGCTCAGGTTCCAGTCAGTTATACTTTAGGCGTGGGGCCTTCGGAGGCTTCCTCATTACCCGACGTTTGCTC aagcCAATTCACATGTCCTGCTGGAACTTTTATTAAAGTTACATTGATCAATGGGGTCACTGTTATCTCTGGAAATACGAATGGCGCACCTCAAGTTGTGTACTGTTTTGAAACTGGAGCCTATGCGGCCACATGGTGGGTGCATatcgatgatgatgatcacTCTTATGACATTTCAAGCATCgaatgcaaaaatttgtaa
- the M01B2.10 gene encoding Phytanoyl-CoA hydroxylase-interacting protein-like C-terminal domain-containing protein (Confirmed by transcript evidence), with the protein MQNVIALIPVKCTVSSEKIELRWKKSKKREDMRFLVKFENLVSQQTTRMELSSTLTIYEVQTLIFPGEKYLVELRGVSLENNTLVAMWSQEIRAEFCPKELADLLEKCHVFIGKETAQLQEIKNLYRCKPKPYWDYIYNFRGKVMEKYIKDDNGQPGNLINRKLHGLFFSARLTSGSLPSSSPFGNIRMDVDCNLILNPFKHSFYFADFYCNKAYHYATIVICEIGSTSYKYCNEKLIKLDPFSNPFIKLVPTAIPGQWLYFNNRTVWVELFYTENVHLDFGRFTSIIATGAGTSRINGLDNNKCCEICNLYPLET; encoded by the exons ATGCAAAATGTGATTGCCCTTATTCCAGTGAAATGTACAGTTTCCTCGGAGAAAATTGAGCTGAGATGgaagaaatcgaagaaaagaG aagacATGCGATTTCtcgttaaatttgaaaatctggtGTCACAGCAAACGACTCGAATGGAATTATCGTCAACCTTGACTATTTACGAGGTTCAAACTCTCATTTTTCCCGGAGAAAAGTATTTGGTTGAGCTTCGAGGTGTTTCACTGGAAAATAACACTTTAGTTGCAATGTGGTCACAGGAAATTCGAGCAg aattttgccCTAAAGAACTCGCGGATCTCCTCGAGAAATGTCACGTCTTCATTGGAAAGGAAACTGCTCAATTGCAAGAGATAAAAAATCTCTATCGGTGCAAACCGAAACCATACTGGGATTATATCTACAACTTCAGAGGCAAAGTGATGGAAAAATACATCAAGGATGATAACGGCCAGCCAGGAAATCTCATCAATCGAAAATTGCACGGGCTGTTCTTCTCGGCACGTCTTACATCCGGATCGTTACCCAGCTCTTCCCCATTTGGAAATATTCGAATGGATGTTGACTGCAATCTGATTCTGAATCCATTCAAGCATTCCTTCTATTTTGCGGATTTCTATTGCAATAAGGCATATCACTACGCAACAATTGTGATATGTGAGATTGGATCTACCTCCTATAAATATTGCAACGAAAAGCTCATTAAGCTTGACCCATTTTCAAATCCTTTCATAAAACTGGTACCGACAGCCATTCCTGGTCAATGGCTTTACTTCAATAATCGGACGGTATGGGTGGAACTCTTCTACACGGAAAATGTACACTTGGATTTTGGACGTTTCACGAGTATTATTGCGACTGGAGCGGGCACGTCAAGGATCAATGGGCTTGATAATAACAAGTGTTGCGAGATTTGTAATTTGTATCCTTTAGAAACATGA
- the M01B2.12 gene encoding Phytanoyl-CoA hydroxylase-interacting protein-like C-terminal domain-containing protein (Partially confirmed by transcript evidence): MNVSHLQVKCSFSSEQIYLSWSISEKQRNVKFVMRGKNLRTGKLTIVDIPDMGKQFELPIATTSGEKFEIRIQMVSADFGILLAEWSKEVRAEFTSAELLELYKKCLNFVKEDNKPSMVEITQLYRCKPKEYWDEICNWQSNIMKTYSKDKNGHRGNLINGKINGLFFSGRLIDWNLPKSSPFGDVRMDIDCISVLHPERHNLYFADFYCNKEIHYVTVVVCITGTHADRYCRKNLIKLDTSTNLFIRSVPNNHQCKFYINNNIWIEILYTEDINLNGNSFTSIRATGKGSSNTDGVPNNKSCTICNLYPV, from the exons aTGAATGTCTCACATTTACAAGTTAAGTGCTCGTTCTCTTCAGAGCAAATTTATCTGAGCTGGAGCATTTCGGAAAAGCAAA GAAATGTGAAATTTGTAATGCGTGGGAAAAATCTTCGAACCGGAAAACTGACAATCGTTGATATTCCCGACATGGGAAAGCAATTCGAGCTTCCAATTGCAACAACATCTggagaaaagtttgaaatcagAATTCAGATGGTTTCCGcggattttggaattttgctaGCCGAGTGGTCAAAGGAAGTTAGGGCTG aattcaCTTCCGCCGAACTACTGGAGCTTTACAAAAAATGcttaaattttgtgaaagaAGATAACAAGCCAAGTATGGTAGAAATTACCCAACTCTACAGATGTAAGCCAAAAGAATATTGGGATGAAATCTGCAACTGGCAAAGCAATATAATGAAAACTTACTCGAAAGACAAAAATGGTCACCGCGGGAATTTGATAAATGGGAAAATCAATGGATTGTTCTTCTCGGGACGTTTAATTGATTGGAATCTGCCGAAAAGTTCGCCATTTGGTGATGTTCGAATGGATATTGACTGTATTTCAGTTTTACACCCGGAAAGACacaatttatattttgctgatttttacTGCAACAAAGAAATTCACTACGTTACTGTGGTGGTGTGTATTACTGGAACCCATGCCGATAGATATTGCCGTAAAAATCTCATTAAGCTGGATACATCTACAAATCTTTTTATAAGATCTGTGCCGAATAATCATCAATGCAAGTTCTACATCAATAACAATATTTGGATAGAAATTTTATACACAGAAGATATCAATTTAAATGGAAATTCGTTCACATCGATCCGTGCGACGGGGAAAGGATCTTCTAATACCGACGGTGTACCTAATAACAAGAGTTGTACAATTTGTAATTTGTATCCAGTTTGA
- the M01B2.13 gene encoding Phytanoyl-CoA hydroxylase-interacting protein-like C-terminal domain-containing protein (Confirmed by transcript evidence): MAPDQFTHAELQELLQKFRCNSLNDIIELCQNNPEQYSVDILESNKIGLNGKDIMKIRATGEGLPSDKGKFTADKLQQLLQKCYSHLAGSVDMVEIKELYRNKPKQYWDEILEYKDGLMEIYIKDNSGHSENLINGKINGLFFSGRLRSSGSKFPISSPFGGLRLKVDCTSILDPKKHNFYFADFYCNSTVHYVTIVVCVIGSHTDEYCKNNLIKIDKFNNQFINCDFEFCHRKFFINNNIWIEIFYTEDIDIRDKKLKKVRATGARSSKVNGVPNNKCCRICNL; the protein is encoded by the exons ATGGCGCCAG atcaattCACTCATGCCGAACTTCAGGAGTTGCTCCAAAAGTTTCGATGCAACTCTTTGAATGATATCATAGAGTTATGTCAAAACAATCCAGAACAATATTCGGTGGACATACTCGAATCGaacaaaattggtttaaaCGGGAAAGATATCATGAAAATTCGAGCAACTGGAGAGGGATTGCCAAGTGACAAAG gtaaattcACTGCTGACAAACTCCAGCAATTGCTTCAAAAGTGCTATAGCCATTTGGCAGGATCTGTTGACATGGTTGAAATCAAAGAGTTATATCGAAACAAGCCAAAACAATATTGGGATGAAATACTGGAGTATAAGGATGGTTTGATGGAAATCTACATAAAGGACAACAGCGGTCACAGTGAAAATCTgatcaatggaaaaattaacGGATTATTCTTTTCTGGACGTCTTCGTAGTTCTGGCtcgaagtttccaatttcctcACCATTTGGTGGTTTGCGATTGAAAGTTGATTGTACTTCAATTTTAGATCCAAAAAAGCACAATTTTTACTTTGCGGATTTTTACTGTAACAGTACAGTTCACTATGTCACTATAGTGGTATGTGTTATTGGTTCTCATACTGACGAATACTGCAAGAACAATCTTAttaaaatcgacaaattcaACAATCAATTCATCAATTGTGATTTTGAATTCTGCCATAGGAAGTTCTTCATCAATAATAATATTTGGATAGAAATATTCTACACTGAAGACATTGACATAAGagacaaaaagttaaaaaaggtTCGCGCGACTGGAGCGAGATCATCAAAAGTCAATGGTGTACCAAATAACAAGTGCTGCAGAATTTGTAATCTGTAA
- the T10H4.13 gene encoding Phytanoyl-CoA hydroxylase-interacting protein-like C-terminal domain-containing protein (Confirmed by transcript evidence) — protein sequence MSSDEFTAQELRDLFRKCCGFVKRNGYPNMEKIEYLYRCKPQDYWDDIRYFNNNLMETYIKDDNGHSENLINGEIDGLFFSGRLCGSNLKLPNSSPFGNIRMDIKSYLILNPNKHNFYFADFYCNKKLHYVTIVVCVNNSDADDYCQDNLIKLNKFANPFIKAEQIDGRRHNFYINNDIWVEIFYTEDINLNGKEFTRIRATGKGSSNFDGVPNNKRCKICNL from the exons ATGTCGTCAG aCGAGTTCACTGCTCAAGAACTAAGGGATTTGTTCCGAAAATGTTGTGGTTTTGTGAAACGAAACGGCTACccaaatatggaaaaaattgaatacctGTATCGATGCAAGCCACAGGATTATTGGGATGACATACGCTACTTCAATAACAACTTAATGGAAACCTACATAAAGGACGACAACGGTCACAGCGAGAATCTAATCAATGGAGAAATCGATGGATTGTTCTTCTCGGGACGTCTCTGTGGTTCTAACTTGAAACTTCCAAATTCTTCGCCATTTGGCAATATTCGAATGGACATTAAGAGCTATTTGATTCTAAACCCAAATAAGCACAACTTCTATTTTGCAGACTTTTACTGCAACAAAAAACTGCACTATGTTACCATAGTGGTGTGTGTTAACAACTCCGATGCAGATGATTATTGTCAGGACAATCTGATCAAGCTCAACAAATTCGCAAATCCATTCATCAAAGCTGAACAAATTGATGGCCGCCGACACAACTTCTACATTAACAATGATATTTGGGTTGAGATATTTTACACCGAGGACATCAATTTGAACGGAAAAGAGTTTACAAGGATCCGGGCGACTGGAAAAGGATCATCTAACTTTGACGGTGTTCCGAATAATAAGCgttgcaaaatttgtaatttgtag
- the srw-22 gene encoding G-protein coupled receptors family 1 profile domain-containing protein (Predicted), whose amino-acid sequence MYNFSENFNNYVQFSNILVNLLHLMVLTRKNPRCNAVFVLMIIICLSDNIQFILSINKFSRQESWITSFIKDQRNTKCVKKQLVVLNFTEQCFTFIVGVFRRCSAWIALVMALIRMLSVIFPMSATISKMGKPKGAIFMSSIVLLACVIIDAWAAVFLQIQWLPDIMVKNNKNCKPSKSANEKYVLVVDQSNFDLTNQLCFIEIIIRFFQTLLYPMLTLTLLLQLHMIKKKRIISSQNDKVENRNLTNLIIFMTVSFMLAEGLVGFNGVVMYCTFVVEVWDKKWIIYAGAASNLIVNLRALNSLSHLFVCLFMSSQYRETVKNMMLNNKLGKSLESWKQSVSNVLYFYRL is encoded by the exons ATGtataacttttctgaaaatttcaataattacgTGCAATTCTCCAACATTTTAGTAAACCTTCTTCATCTTATGGTGTTAACACGTAAAAATCCCAGGTGTAATGCGGTTTTTGTGCTGATGATTATTATATGTCTATCTGACAATATTCAGTTTATATTAAgcatcaataaattttcaagacaAGAATCATGGATTACTTCTTTTATTAAAGATCAGCGCAACACAAAATGCGTAAAGAAACAACTGGTGGTGCTGAACTTCACCGAGCAATGCTTCACCTTCATTGTTGGAGTTTTTCGACGCTGCTCCGCCTGGATAGCTCTAGTAATGGCCCTGATAAGAATGTTATCAGTTATTTTTCCAATGAGTgcaactatttcaaaaatgggaaaaccTAAAGGAGCAATTTTCATGAGTTCAATTGTTCTATTGGCTTGTGTTATCATTGATGCTTGGGCAGCAGTCTTTCTTCAAATTCAGTGGCTACCAGATATAATGGTGAAGAACAATAAAAA ttgcaAGCCATCAAAATCTGCTAATGAGAAATATGTTTTAGTAGTTgatcaatcaaattttgatttgacaAATCAGTtatgttttattgaaattataattCGTTTCTTCCAAACTCTTCTTTACCCAATGCTAACTTTAACACTACTTTTACAATTGCACATGATAAAAAAGAAACGCATTATATCTTCACAAAAtgataaagttgaaaatcgaaatctcaccaatttaattatatttatgACTGTGAGCTTTATGTTGGCCGAAGGACTTGTTGGCTTTAATGGAGTTGTGATGTATTGCACTTTTGTCGTCGAAGTTTGGGATAAAAAGTGGAT aatttacgCGGGCGCTGCCAGCAATCTTATTGTAAATTTACGAGCTCTGAACTCTCTGTCTCATTTGTTTGTATGTCTTTTTATGTCTTCTCAGTACCGGGAGACTGTAAAAAACATGATGTTGAATAACAAACTTGGAAAATCACTAGAGAGTTGGAAACAAAGCGTATCCAATGTGTTGTATTTTTATAGACTCTGA
- the T10H4.4 gene encoding Phytanoyl-CoA hydroxylase-interacting protein-like C-terminal domain-containing protein (Partially confirmed by transcript evidence), with translation MKIKPAKAPLLPVTCSVYSKRIVLEWKKPTRRNDIEFIVTYKKITDMEPVTIKKPSTAVSCQLQVSAQELYNVEILCVMLKTQKLLLKWSKEIQSESISNSGKLSEVTSYIINNNQPIKCAPLPVNFSISLREIKFHWNNNMAQNNTHFVIFATNVKTKTKRTFSRRFNEKTFRLVVHPGQRYHVEIHCTSMEDGRLIASWNKLIQAEKDGNAGQKEHNNNINEKQATEIDKFLVNFSVSSREILLHWNYQTSEKNIYFVVISTNVKTQDTKKLKRDFDSQNCSISVIPGQLYSVEIQCNSTNSDTLIKNWKSVIRAEFNRMESYELLHKCLSFLKYEEIFKHSMQIISTVYRCKPEAYWNTIRIEHNNLMKKYVKDNNGQPGNLINGKIHGLFFTAQMCRGKPPDSSPFGNMRMDLNCLEILNPEKHNFYFADFYCNREMHYVTIVICVNNSESDNYCRENLIELNPFANNFLIIERSTNDKFSRWKFFVNFAVRVELFYTENLTLDSGNLTEITATGAGTSRANGLPNNKQCTKCNLYALQPSKKGNK, from the exons atgaaaataaaaccgGCTAAAGCTCCACTTTTACCAGTTACCTGTTCAGTTTATTCTAAGCGAATTGTGCTGGAATGGAAAAAGCCAACGAgaagaa atgacatCGAATTCATTGTCACTTACAAAAAGATCACGGATATGGAACCAGTCACTATTAAAAAACCGTCAACGGCTGTTAGCTGTCAGCTTCAAGTATCTGCTCAGGAACTTTACAATGTTGAAATTCTGTGTGTGATgctaaaaacccaaaaattacttttaaaatggTCAAAGGAGATTCAGTCAG AAAGTATTTCCAACTCTGGAAAACTATCTGAGGTAACAAGCTACATTATCAATAACAACCAGCCCATCAAATGTGCACCACTTCCGGTCAATTTTTCCATCTCCTTGCGGGAAATCAAGTTTCATTGGAATAATAACATGGCACAAA ACAATACACATTTTGTCATATTTGCAACAAATgtaaaaaccaaaacaaaaagaacGTTTTCAAGACGGTTCAATGAGAAAACCTTTCGACTTGTCGTACATCCGGGGCAGCGTTATCACGTTGAGATTCATTGTACATCGATGGAAGATGGTAGATTAATTGCAAGCTGGAATAAGCTGATTCAAGCAG aaaaagatgGCAATGCAGGACAAAAGGAACATAATAACAATATTAATGAGAAGCAGGCCACTGAAATTGATAAGTTTCtggtgaatttttcagtttcctcGAGAGAAATATTATTGCACTGGAACTATCAAACCTCAGAGA aaaacatttatttcgtTGTCATTTCAACAAATGTAAAGACGCAAgatacaaaaaaactaaaacggGACTTTGATTCACAGAACTGCAGTATTTCGGTGATACCGGGACAGCTTTATTCCGTGGAGATTCAATGTAATTCAACGAACAGTGACACATTGATTAAGAATTGGAAAAGCGTGATTCGGGCAG aattcaACCGAATGGAATCTTATGAGCTCCTTCACAAGTGCTTATCCTTTTTAAAATACgaagaaatattcaaacattCGATGCAGATAATATCCACAGTTTATAGATGTAAACCTGAAGCGTATTGGAACACAATTCGCATAGAACACAACAACctcatgaaaaaatatgtgaaagaTAACAATGGTCAACCAGGCAATCTCATCAATGGAAAAATCCACGGACTTTTCTTTACCGCTCAGATGTGCCGTGGGAAACCGCCAGATTCTTCTCCGTTCGGAAACATGCGAATGGACCTCaattgtctggaaattttaaacccCGAAAAGCACAACTTCTATTTTGCGGACTTCTACTGCAACAGGGAAATGCACTATGTAACTATTGTGATTTGTGTTAATAACTCTGAATCTGATAATTACTGTCGTGAAAACCTTATCGAGTTGAACCCATTTGCCAACAACTTTCTAATTATTGAACGCTCAACTAACGATAAATTCAGTAGAtggaaatttttcgttaattttgcAGTGAGAGTTGAACTCTTTTACACAGAAAACTTAACATTAGACTCCGGGAATCTCACTGAAATCACTGCAACTGGAGCAGGTACTTCTCGAGCTAATGGTTTGCCGAATAACAAGCAGTGCACGAAGTGTAACTTGTATGCTTTGCAACCAtcgaaaaaaggaaacaagTAA